ACCACGGCGGTGTCTACTTCGGACTCAACGGCGACCGCAAGGCCGCGTTCGACGTCGACCTGCTCGGCGGGATGATCGAAGAAGCGTTGGAAGAGCTGAAGGGTGCGCACTGGTGAGGGTCTACATTCCGGCGACGATCGCGATGCTCCGCGACCTCGAGTCGAACGGCGAGTTCCGGGCCCGCAGCGGCACGGCGTTCGCGCTGACGCCCGCGCTGCGGGAGGCGTATGTGAGTGGCTCCGACGAGGAGTTGGAGTATGCGGCGTTGTTGGATGCCGCTCGGGCGTCGCTGCGGTTGATCAACGCAGAGGAGAAGGGCGAGCCTCGGCGGGCTGTTGTTTCGGCGGATGTGGATAACGTGACGCTGCGTGCGGATCTCGATGCTGCTGTTGTGCGTCTCGACGGTCCGGTTGCGCTTTCGCAGATTGCTGCGATTCATGTGGATTCCGCGGAGGCTGCCGATGCTGTTTCTGCGGCTGCCGGGGTGATCGACGCGGCCGACCTGGGCGACGAAGATGCGGAGTTTGTGTTGGGGGATGCGGAGGATCATGAGTTGGCTTGGTATGCGCCGCAGGAGTTACCGTTCTTGCTGGAGCTGATGTAGGGGGCTTCGGGGCGCTTCTTGGGAGGCTCGGGGGCTTTGAAGAAGAAGAGAGTGTCCTCGCCGGACGGGCAGGTCTCCGAGATGGTGGGGGTGGGAGGGTATCTCGCGTTCGTGAGTGGCGGAGGGCCATCCACTTGTGGGGTTGGGGAGTGGTCGCCGTTGTCTATTGTGGACGATTCTTTTCGCTGGGGTCGCGGGGGTCCGAGTGTGAATCCGGCGAGTGGCGGTTGAGGCCGTCGATCATCAGGCCCACCGTGAAGTCGAAGCGGTCGTGGTCCTTGCCGGCTGTGAGTTCGGTGGCGTGGCGGGTGGTGTGGGGGAACGTCTCGGCGGGTAGGGCGGTGAGGCGGCGGCGGAGTTCGTCGCGGTCGAGGACCCAGGCGGTGTCGGCGCGGGTGGAGCGTAGGTGGGCGATGGAGAGTTCCAGGCAGTAGGACGCGACGTAGAGCAGGAGTGCGTCGATGGCCCACGCGGCGGTCTGTGGGGCGACGCCGCCCGTGAGCAGGATGGCGAGCATGCCTTCGTGGACGCGTAGGGCTTGCAGGTCGGTGGGGACCATGGCGAACGCGGCGGCGGAGATGCCGGGGTACTTCAGGTATTGGTCGCGTAGCTGCTCGCAGACGTCGCGGATCTGGTCGCGCCACTCGTCGGCAGACGGGGAAGGCAGCGTGAGCTCGGAGCACAGGCGTCCGATGAGCAGCTCGCCGAGGTCGGCTTTGTTGACCACGTGGTTGTAGAGCGAGGCGGGTCCGGTGTCGAGGGCGTCGGCCAGGCGGCGCATGGTCAGGGCCTCGTAGCCCTCTTGGGCGATCACGTCGAGCGCCGTGTCGATGACCTGTTCCACGATCGGGGTTTTGCGGCGGCGCCGGGGTCGGGTGTCGGCCTGGAAGGTCGGCGGCTGGTGGCGCGCCGCGCGTCGCTCTCGGGGGTTCACGGGGATCAGCCTAGTTTGACACGAACGACGTTCGTAAGTAGAACATTGTTCGTGTCTGAGGAACGTGTGGACGTGACCGTGGTCGGTGCGGGGCCGGTGGGGCTCGTGCTGGCCGCCGAGCTGGCCTTGTCCGGAGCGAAAGTGCAGGTCCTCGAGCGGCTGACCGAGCCGGACGAGGCGGTGAAGGCCGGCGCGATCAACGTGCCGACGGCCGAGGCGCTCGACCGTCGCGGGTTGCGGCCTGCGGCCGAGCAGGTGCAGCGGGCGGCGCTCGGGCAGGTGGGGTCGTTCGCGCGCCTGGTCGAGAAGCCTGACGGCCCGCGGTTCACCGGCCACTTCGCGGGCATGGTGCTCGACGCCGACCTCGTCGACTGGTCCGATCCCGACCTCGCGGCCCACACCGCCGTCGACGGCGCGCGGCTCGTGCCGCAGCGCGAGCTGGAGGCGCTGCTGGCCGAGCACGTCGCGCGGCTCGGCGTGCCGGTGCGGCGCAGTGTCGAGGTCACCTCGCTCGAGGACACCGGCGCCGGCGTGCTCGTCGGCACCACGGCCGGCCCGGTGCGCACGGCGTGGCTGGTCGGCTGCGACGGCGGGCACAGCGCCGTTCGCCGCCTCGCCGGCATCGACTTCCCCGGCACCGCCCCCGAGCTCACCGGCCGCCTGGCCGTCGCCGATATCGTCGACCCCGAGAAGCTCGCCGACGGCTGGGCGTGGTCGGCCGCGGGTGCCTACCGCTGCGGACCGCAGCCTGGCCGCGTGACCACCGTCGAGTTCGATGGCGGCCCCGTCGACCGTGCCGCGCCCGTCACGCTGGAGGAGGTGCAGGGCAGCCTGCGCCGCGTCTCCGGCACCGACGTCACCCTCACCGCCCTGCGCGGCACGGCCACGCGCTGGACCGACAACTCCCGCCAGGCTGCCACCTACCGCTCCGGCCGCGTCTTCCTCGCCGGCGACGCCGCCCACGTTCATCCGCCCTTCGGCGGCCAGGGCCTCAACCTCGGCGTCGGCGACGCGATGAACCTGGGCTGGAAACTGGGCGCCGTCATTGCCGGTTGGGCCCCCGACGGCCTGCTCACCACCTACGACGCCGAACGCCGCCCCCTCGGCGCCTGGGTCCTCGACTGGACGCGCGCCCAGATCGGCGTCCTGCGCGGCGACCCCAAGTCGGCCGCGCTGCGCACCGTCGTCGCCGACCTGCTCGCCACCCCCGACGGCGCCACCCACGCCGTCAAGAAGATCTCCGGCGTCACCCAGCGCCTCGACCTCCCCGGCGACCACCCGCTCATCGGCCGCTACGCCCCGGACGTGCGGCTGTCCGACGGCTCCCGCCTCGCCGACCACACCCACTCCGGCGGGTTCGTCCTGCTCGACCGCACTCCCGACGGCGCGTTCTCGCGCCTCGCCGCCCCGTGGTCCACCCGCGTCACCACCGTCCCGGACGCCCCCGCCACCCCGACCGGTCTCCTGCTCCGCCCGGACGGCGTCGTCGCCTGGGCTACGGACGTCCCCGACCCCGCCGGCCTCGCCCCGGTCCTGCACGACTGGGCCGGCGCGCCGTCACCCGACCATGCGCCGGTGGGCTGAGCTCCGGGGCATTGGTCGCTCGCCCGGCGACCTCGGCGATGGCCTCCGCCGCGTGGCGAGGCTCGTGGGCCGGCCGGTCCTTGACACGAGACCCCTGCGCGAACCAGTGCGGTCCCGCAACCGGCTGATCGACCGGCGGGCTTCGTACAGAGCCGGGAGGCTCGAACCTCGCCTACCGCGGCCGCCCACGCCAGCGGCGGGTTGCGATCCTGGGGAAGCAGTCGCGTGATTTCTTGCCCAGCCCGTCGGTCGCGCGCGTCGCGGCCCCGTGGTCCACCCGCGTCACCACCGTCCCGGACGCCTCCGCCACCCCGACCGGTCTCCTGCTCCGCCCGGACGGCGTCGTCGCCTGGGCTACGGACGTCCCCGACCCCGTCGGCCTCGCCCCGGTCCTGCACGACTGGGCCGGCGCGCCGTCGCCCGAGCACGCGCCGGTGGGCTGAGCTCCGCCCGCGTCAGCCGCCGACGAGTGTGCCGACTTGGTCGGGCGCCGGGGCTGTGATGGTCACCGGTGAGCCCCACGCCGAGTAGCGCGCCGTGATGCGGGCGCTGCCCTGGCCGCCGGCGCCGCGTAGGACGGGGGACAGGTCGAGGACCAGTTGCAGGGGCCGGTTGTCGTCGTCGAGCCACAGGTCGAGGGGGACCTTCGTGTCACCGGGCTGTGCGTCGGCGGGGAGGCCCGCGGGCAGCTCGGCGCCGAGGTGGGCAAAGTCCACGTCGACGCGGTAGTGGGCGGCGTCGGTGCCGTCGAGGGTGGTCGCGTCGCCGGCGGTGAGGGTGCCGGCGGTGCGGACCTGTTCGAGCGTGCGCGCGGGGTCGTTCTGTTCGGCCAGCTGCGCGAGGCTGCCGCCGAGGACCTGGGAGAACGGGTCGCTGCCGTCGGGCGAGACCTTCACCCAGGGTTTGCGGCCCGTTACCTGATCGAGGGCGCTCGGGGGGACCTTCGCGTACAGCGTCTGCGCGACCAGGCGCAGCTCCAGGGGCTCGCCGACGTAGTCCGTGGTCATCTGCAGTGACGTTCCGCCGGGGCCGAACACGGCCTCGCCCTGGCCGTGGGACACGAGGGCGCCCGCGGCGACGTCGGTGGTGAACTTCGCGGAGTGGCCGGCGTTCGTCGCCGCGACGGCCGCGTCGGCCAGGGCGCGCGCGTCGGAGAACCGCTCGGGTGAAGCCGAACACCCGCCGATCACGAGCAGCGCGGCGCACGCCACGGCCGTCCTGCGCATCCGGAAAACCCCGTCCTGACCGGCGGAAAGAGACCCTACAAAAGCACAGGCGCACCCGAGAACCCGTTCGGGGGAAGCGGCACTACCCGTAGTAACGCGAAGGGCGCCCCGACGGTTGTCGAGGCGCCCTTCGGACGAAGCAGCGAGCGGTCAGCCGCCCATGTGCTTCGCGATCTCGCTCATGTCCGTGACCTGGTCGGCCGGCGGAGCGGTGACGTCGACCGGGGTGCCCCAGTCGCTGTACTTGACGAGGATCTTGCCGGAGCCCGCGGCCGAGGCCGGCGCGCCCAACGCCTTCATCAGTTCGCCCTCGTCCATGGTGATCTGGAGCGGAAGCTGGTCCTTGTTGAGCCAGATCTCGGCTGGCATCTTGATGTTCTTGCCCTCGAGCAGTTGCTTGGCCTGGTCTCGGGACTCGGCCGGGACGCTGTCCAGCATCTTGTCGATGCCCTTGGCGACGTCGATCTCGACCTTGTAGTGGTTCACCGGCTGGCCGTCCAGCGTGGTCTGGTCGGAGCTGACGATCCGGCCGGCCTGGCTGATCTGGTCGAGGATCTTCGTCGGGTCACTCTGCTCGGAAGCCTGCGACATGCTGCCGGAGAGGGCCTTCGAGATCGGGTCGTCGGAGTCCGGCGAGATCTTCACCCACGGCTTGTCGGTGCCCATCTGCGCGGCCTCGGAGGCCGGGAGCTTCATGTACATCGTCTTGTCGATGAGGCGGATCTCGCTCTGCTGACCGTCGGTGGTCATCGTCATCGACATCTTCAAGTTGGCCGGGTCGTAGGACATGAGGCCCTCGGCCGTCATGTTCTTGCCGCCGATCGACATGGTCATCGACATCTTCGACGACTTCGACTTCGCGGTGCCCTGCTTGGACGCGCTCGCCAACTCGAGCACGTTCGCGAACGGCGCGGCGATCCCCGAGGCGGCCTTGTCGCCCGCCGGCGCCGCGGTGCCGTTCTCAGCCTTCGAACCACAGCCCGTCAGAACGAGCGCCAGCGCGGCACCCGCTGCGACGACGAAAGTGGTTTTGCGCATGCAATCCCCCTATGAAGGTCATTACTCCACCCGCAGTATCGCTGGATCGGGGCAGCGGTTACGCCCTTCAGGTCACAATTTGGGTGACCAATCACCCGATGTGCCGTCCACCTGCGGAGTAATCATGGGACGCGCGGTGACCGTCGCCGGTTCCCGCCTACTCCGCGCCACCCGCTCGGGAAACCAGCAGCCGCCGCAGCGACGCCAGCCGCTCGGCGCTCGCGCGGCCTTCGGTGACGACGGCGTCGAGCGCGCAGTCCGGGTCCTCCGGCGGGCCGAGGTGGCCGCAGTTCGTGGGGCACTCCTCGGCGGCCTCGGCGAACTCCTCGAAGGCGTTCACGATGTCGTCGGCCGTCACGTGCGCCAGCCCGAACGACCGCACGCCCGGCGTGTCGATCACCCAGCCGCCGCCCGCCAGGGGCAGCGGCAGCGCGATGGCCGCTACGGACGTGTGGCGCCCCTTGCCGACGGAGCTGACGACGCCCGTGGCCAGCGCCGCGTCGGGCACCAGGCGGTTGACCAGCGTGGACTTGCCGACGCCGGAGTGCCCGACGAGCGCCGTGACGCGGCCTTCCAGGCGTTCGGCCAGGCCTTCGGGCTTCTCGTCGTGGCGCGTGACGACGGCCGGCACGTCGAGGCCCGCGTAGCCCGCGAGCAGCTCGTCGGGGCTGGCCAGGTCGGCTTTCGTGAGGCACAGGACGGGCTCGAGCCCGCCCGCGTAGCAGGCGACCAGGCAGCGGTCGATGAACCCGGTCCGCGGCGGGGGATCGGCGAGCGACGTGACGATCAGCAGCTGGGCTGCGTTGGCGACCACCACGCGCTCGTACGGGTCGGTGTCGTCGGCGGTGCGGCGCAGCACGCTGGTGCGCTCGTCGACGCGAACGATGCGGGCGAGGGTGTCCGGCAGGCCCGAAACGTCGCCGACCACGGCGACCATGTCGCCGACGACCACGGAGACGCGTCCCATCTCGCGGGCGCGCATGGCCGTGACCACACGGAGCGGATCGGCGTCGATGGCGCACGTCCAGCGACCGCGGTCCTTGCCGATCACCATGGCGGTCACGGCGTCGGCGTGCTCGGGCCGGCGTTTGGTCCGGGGCCTGGTGCCCTTGCCGGGGCGAACCCGCACGTCGGATTCGTCCAGCTTGCTCCAGTCGCCTCGCGCCAAACCGCCCACCGTCCTCCCGGTCCGTCCTGCCTGGTCGAAATGATCCCATGCCGGTCGCGCCCGGCCCGGCCTGCGTGTAACGATGGCGTCTTGAGAGGTGCGAGGAGGCTGGCATGTGCGGCCGTTACGCGGCGACGAAGGACCCCGCGAAGCTGATCGACGAGTTCGCCGCGGTCGATCTGACCGAGGGTGCCGCGCGCGAGGACTACAACGTCGCGCCGACCAAGAACGTCGTGACCGTGGTCCAGCGCCACCCCCGCGACGCCGACGGGCAGGTGCTCGAGGACGAGCCCGCCGAGCGGTCGCTGCGGATCATGAAGTGGGGCCTCGTGCCGTTCTGGGCGAAAGACCCCTCCGTCGGCTCGCGAATGATCAACACGCGCGCCGAGACGGCGGCTGAAAAGCCGGCCTTCAAACGCGCGCTGAAGTCGCGCCGCTGCCTGGTGCCGGCCGACGGCTGGTTCGAATGGCGCCGCACGGGCAAGGAGAAGGAACCGTTCTACATGACGGATCCTTCCGGCTCGTCGCTCGCGTTCGGCGGGATCTGGGAGAGCTGGCGCCCGAAGGACGGCTCGTCGGACTCGGAACCGCTGATCACCTTCTCGATCATCACGACCGACGCCGAGGGCCAGCTGCGCGGCATCCACGACCGCATGCCGCTGATCGTCCCGCGCGAGCACTGGGACGGCTGGCTCGACCCGGACCAGTCCTCCGTGGACGGTCTCCTCGTGCCGACGCCGCCGGACTTCGTCGAGTCGCTCGAGCTGCGCCCGATTTCGACGCTGGTCAACAACGTCCGCAACAACGGCCCCCAGCTGCTCACGCGCACCGAACCCTCGGTGGACTCGGACGCGCTGTTCTGATGACCACCCTCGAGATCGACACCCCGCACGGCCCCGCCCGCGCCGAGCTCCACTGCGCCAAAGACGGCGCCGCGGCACTGCTGCTGGGCCACGGCGCCGGTGGCGGAATCGGGGCCAAGGACCTGGTCGCGGTCGCGCAAGCCGCGAAGGCGGCCGGGGTGCACGTGGCGCTGGTGGAACAGCCGTACCGCGTGGCGGGGCGCCGGGCTCCTGCCCCGGCGAAGCAACTGGACGCGGCTTGGCTGGCCGTGGCGGACGAGTTGTCGGCGCACTTCGACGACCTGCCGTTGGTCTTCGGTGGCCGTTCTTCGGGTGCGCGGGTCGCCTGCCGGACGGCTTCGGCCGGTCAGGCCGTGGCGGTGTTGTGCCTGGCGTTCCCCGAGCACCCGCCGGGCCGGCCGGAGAAGACGCGGCAGGCGGAACTGGACGCGGTGGAAGTGCCGACCCTGGTGGTGCAGGGCGAGCGCGATCCGTTCGGCCGCCCCGCGGCGGGGCCGCACCACGAGGTGGTGATGGTCTCGGGCGACCACACTTTGTCGGCTGATCTGGACGCTGTTTCGCGTGCGGCGGCGGAGTGGTTGGGGCGGGTGTTGAGGCCACACCTCTGAGTGGTCAGGCGCCTTCGGTCCAGAATTTGTTGACGCGTGCGATCGCTTCCTCACGGCTCATCGCGGCGACCTCGGCGTCGGGGATTCCGACCTGGTGGATCAACGTGTGCACGACCTGTGCCGGCACGCCGACCTCGGCCACCGGACGCGCGATGGACCGTTGCGGGACCACGTCGTCCTGCACGCAGGCCCAGAAGTCGGCTTCCGGCACACAGAGCTGGTCACGCAGGATCGCCCGCCACATCTGCGGTCCGTAGGTCGATCGGTTCGGCGGGCGGGAAATCCTCGTCCGCAGAATTCGTCCGTCGGGAAGGTGCAGCTCATACGTCACGTGATGGGTGACAGCGCGCCCCCGCGCGTCTCTGACCAGTTGCCATCCCTCGGCTCGGCAGAACGCGTCGTGATCCGCCCGGGTCGGTGCCGGCCAGGTCATCGGCCGCTGTTCACCAGCCAAGCCTGCAGGTCCGCGTCGCTGCTGAGCTCGATCAGCTGGACCAGACCCCAGTTGTCCCGGTGGTTCGGCGCGTCGCGCAGGTGATCCTGCCAATCGTCCGAGTACTCCCGCAGCGCCTCCACCATGCCGGCGACGGCGTCGTCGAACGTCTCGGCATCGGCCGCCACCGGAAGCCCGGGGATGAACACCGACCACCCGCCGGCCTCGGACACCACCTCGGCGCGCGAAGGGACCACGGACGCCAGGAAGTGCCGCAGGCGCTCCACATCCACGACCGCCACCGTGTCGTTGTCTCGGCGCATCGTGGCCACGCGACCCTGGCCGGCGGCGTCGAAGAGGCTCTTCAGGTTCTTGCGGGCTTCACTCGAGCTTTCGTAGTGGACCGAGGCGCTCACTTCCGCTCCCTCCCAAGCCGCGTAGCGAATCGACGGCGCGCGTCAGCCACGGCTCGCCCATGGGGCAAGTGTGTCGGACGTACCTCAGGTACGTCAAGTACATGAGGTACCTGAGGTACTCGCGGCGGTTTTGAAGGCTCGAGTGGCTCGAGTGGCTCTGGTGGCTCTGTGGCTCTGGTGGCTTTGTGATGCGTCGGGCTCGCGCCGCCTTTGGTGGTGCATCGGGCGGGCGCCAGGACTGCGGCCGCGTTTTGGCGACCAGTTGTCCACAGGCTTCCCTCAGCTGTGGACAACTAGGCCCTCGTGGCGGCTTACCACCGGTTTTGTCGGAGGGGGCCGGTAGAATGGAACGAGGGACGCCCCCGGGAGGGTGGGGGTTTGTCCGGCGGTGGGGTTGTCCGGCGGTGGGGGTTTGTCCGGCGGTGGGGAAGGCCGGCACAACCAGTGAAGTGGCCTGGAGAAAGCCGTCAACCGGCGATCGAAGCCACCACAGCCCCCGTCAGCCGCACCAGATCGCCAGGCGCCAGCTCCACCTCGAGCCCCCGCCGGCCGGCCGAGCAGTAGACCGTCGCGAACGCCGAAGCCGACGCGTCGACCACCACCGGCAGGTGGCTGCGGTGTCCCAGCGGCGAAATCC
The sequence above is a segment of the Amycolatopsis sp. 2-15 genome. Coding sequences within it:
- a CDS encoding DUF6912 family protein, with amino-acid sequence MRVYIPATIAMLRDLESNGEFRARSGTAFALTPALREAYVSGSDEELEYAALLDAARASLRLINAEEKGEPRRAVVSADVDNVTLRADLDAAVVRLDGPVALSQIAAIHVDSAEAADAVSAAAGVIDAADLGDEDAEFVLGDAEDHELAWYAPQELPFLLELM
- a CDS encoding alpha/beta hydrolase family protein produces the protein MTTLEIDTPHGPARAELHCAKDGAAALLLGHGAGGGIGAKDLVAVAQAAKAAGVHVALVEQPYRVAGRRAPAPAKQLDAAWLAVADELSAHFDDLPLVFGGRSSGARVACRTASAGQAVAVLCLAFPEHPPGRPEKTRQAELDAVEVPTLVVQGERDPFGRPAAGPHHEVVMVSGDHTLSADLDAVSRAAAEWLGRVLRPHL
- a CDS encoding prevent-host-death protein codes for the protein MSASVHYESSSEARKNLKSLFDAAGQGRVATMRRDNDTVAVVDVERLRHFLASVVPSRAEVVSEAGGWSVFIPGLPVAADAETFDDAVAGMVEALREYSDDWQDHLRDAPNHRDNWGLVQLIELSSDADLQAWLVNSGR
- a CDS encoding FAD-dependent monooxygenase, giving the protein MSEERVDVTVVGAGPVGLVLAAELALSGAKVQVLERLTEPDEAVKAGAINVPTAEALDRRGLRPAAEQVQRAALGQVGSFARLVEKPDGPRFTGHFAGMVLDADLVDWSDPDLAAHTAVDGARLVPQRELEALLAEHVARLGVPVRRSVEVTSLEDTGAGVLVGTTAGPVRTAWLVGCDGGHSAVRRLAGIDFPGTAPELTGRLAVADIVDPEKLADGWAWSAAGAYRCGPQPGRVTTVEFDGGPVDRAAPVTLEEVQGSLRRVSGTDVTLTALRGTATRWTDNSRQAATYRSGRVFLAGDAAHVHPPFGGQGLNLGVGDAMNLGWKLGAVIAGWAPDGLLTTYDAERRPLGAWVLDWTRAQIGVLRGDPKSAALRTVVADLLATPDGATHAVKKISGVTQRLDLPGDHPLIGRYAPDVRLSDGSRLADHTHSGGFVLLDRTPDGAFSRLAAPWSTRVTTVPDAPATPTGLLLRPDGVVAWATDVPDPAGLAPVLHDWAGAPSPDHAPVG
- a CDS encoding TetR/AcrR family transcriptional regulator, whose amino-acid sequence is MNPRERRAARHQPPTFQADTRPRRRRKTPIVEQVIDTALDVIAQEGYEALTMRRLADALDTGPASLYNHVVNKADLGELLIGRLCSELTLPSPSADEWRDQIRDVCEQLRDQYLKYPGISAAAFAMVPTDLQALRVHEGMLAILLTGGVAPQTAAWAIDALLLYVASYCLELSIAHLRSTRADTAWVLDRDELRRRLTALPAETFPHTTRHATELTAGKDHDRFDFTVGLMIDGLNRHSPDSHSDPRDPSEKNRPQ
- a CDS encoding SOS response-associated peptidase; this translates as MCGRYAATKDPAKLIDEFAAVDLTEGAAREDYNVAPTKNVVTVVQRHPRDADGQVLEDEPAERSLRIMKWGLVPFWAKDPSVGSRMINTRAETAAEKPAFKRALKSRRCLVPADGWFEWRRTGKEKEPFYMTDPSGSSLAFGGIWESWRPKDGSSDSEPLITFSIITTDAEGQLRGIHDRMPLIVPREHWDGWLDPDQSSVDGLLVPTPPDFVESLELRPISTLVNNVRNNGPQLLTRTEPSVDSDALF
- the rsgA gene encoding ribosome small subunit-dependent GTPase A; translation: MARGDWSKLDESDVRVRPGKGTRPRTKRRPEHADAVTAMVIGKDRGRWTCAIDADPLRVVTAMRAREMGRVSVVVGDMVAVVGDVSGLPDTLARIVRVDERTSVLRRTADDTDPYERVVVANAAQLLIVTSLADPPPRTGFIDRCLVACYAGGLEPVLCLTKADLASPDELLAGYAGLDVPAVVTRHDEKPEGLAERLEGRVTALVGHSGVGKSTLVNRLVPDAALATGVVSSVGKGRHTSVAAIALPLPLAGGGWVIDTPGVRSFGLAHVTADDIVNAFEEFAEAAEECPTNCGHLGPPEDPDCALDAVVTEGRASAERLASLRRLLVSRAGGAE